A genomic region of Xanthomonas campestris pv. phormiicola contains the following coding sequences:
- a CDS encoding N(4)-(beta-N-acetylglucosaminyl)-L-asparaginase, with the protein MHERRHFLKTAAFGALATGLAAALPRARAAASNGVAPLPRGAARVISTWDFGIAANQAAWQVLSRGGAALDAVEAGVKVPEADPNNPTVGLGGYPDRDGRVTLDACIMDHTGGCGSVAALEDIVHAISVARRVMEKTPHVMLVGDGALQFALAQGFERTNLLTPSSEKAWKEWLKTSEYKPEANIENRAYQKGTLPGGKDNHDTIGMLALDAHGNLSGACTTSGMAWKMHGRVGDSPIIGAGLYVDNEVGGATSTGVGEEVIRNVGSFAVVEMMRQGKSPAEACREVVMRIVRRKPQLTRDLQVGFLAMNKRGEVGAFAIQPGFSYAVCDAQRQDLLLPGQSHFAKPAA; encoded by the coding sequence ATGCACGAACGCCGCCACTTCCTCAAGACCGCCGCCTTCGGCGCCCTCGCCACCGGCCTGGCCGCCGCCTTGCCGCGCGCACGGGCCGCCGCCAGCAACGGCGTCGCACCCCTGCCGCGCGGCGCAGCGCGGGTGATCTCGACCTGGGATTTCGGGATCGCGGCCAACCAGGCGGCGTGGCAGGTGCTGTCGCGAGGCGGCGCGGCGCTGGATGCGGTGGAGGCCGGGGTGAAGGTGCCGGAGGCCGATCCGAACAATCCCACCGTCGGACTCGGCGGCTATCCCGACCGCGATGGGCGGGTCACGCTCGATGCCTGCATCATGGATCACACCGGCGGCTGCGGGTCGGTCGCGGCGCTGGAGGACATCGTGCATGCGATCTCGGTGGCGCGGCGGGTGATGGAGAAGACGCCGCACGTGATGCTGGTCGGCGACGGGGCGCTGCAGTTCGCGCTGGCGCAGGGCTTCGAGCGCACCAACCTGCTGACGCCGTCCTCGGAGAAGGCATGGAAGGAGTGGCTGAAAACCTCCGAGTACAAGCCAGAGGCGAACATCGAGAACCGCGCCTACCAGAAGGGCACGCTGCCCGGCGGCAAGGACAACCACGACACCATCGGCATGCTGGCGCTGGACGCGCACGGCAATCTGTCCGGGGCCTGCACCACCAGCGGCATGGCGTGGAAGATGCACGGGCGGGTCGGCGACAGTCCGATCATCGGCGCCGGGCTGTACGTCGATAACGAAGTGGGCGGCGCGACCTCGACCGGGGTCGGCGAGGAAGTGATCCGCAATGTGGGCAGTTTCGCGGTGGTAGAGATGATGCGCCAGGGCAAGAGCCCGGCCGAGGCCTGCCGCGAGGTGGTGATGCGCATCGTGCGGCGCAAGCCGCAGTTGACCCGCGACCTGCAGGTCGGGTTCCTGGCGATGAACAAGCGCGGCGAGGTCGGCGCGTTCGCGATCCAGCCCGGTTTCAGCTACGCGGTCTGCGATGCGCAGCGGCAGGATCTGTTGCTGCCGGGGCAGAGCCATTTCGCGAAGCCGGCCGCATGA
- a CDS encoding copper homeostasis protein CutC — MGLEVAADSIGSALAAQAGGAMRVELCGGLDGGGLTPSFGTLAVLRDRLTIPLYVLIRPRVGDFVFDAAEVEAMRCDVEQCVQLGCDGVVLGALDPAGEVDLDTMRVLIAAAGSLGVTFHRAIDVSADPRRALEDAIALGCERVLTSGARETAEEGAALIAELVRQAGTRLSVMPGSGVSDTNLARLRAVTGAREFHGSARGPLASRALAPHPHVRSLGGDRMQTDVARVRRMVALLAE, encoded by the coding sequence ATGGGACTCGAAGTGGCTGCCGATTCGATCGGCTCGGCGCTGGCGGCGCAGGCCGGCGGGGCGATGCGGGTGGAGTTGTGCGGCGGCCTGGACGGCGGCGGGCTGACGCCGTCGTTCGGCACGCTGGCGGTGCTGCGCGATCGCTTGACCATTCCGCTGTATGTGCTGATCCGCCCGCGGGTCGGCGATTTCGTGTTCGACGCGGCGGAAGTGGAGGCGATGCGCTGCGACGTGGAGCAGTGCGTGCAGCTGGGCTGCGACGGGGTGGTGCTGGGTGCGTTGGATCCGGCCGGCGAAGTCGATCTGGACACGATGCGGGTGTTGATCGCGGCGGCCGGATCGCTGGGCGTCACCTTCCATCGCGCCATCGATGTCAGCGCCGATCCGCGGCGTGCGTTGGAGGATGCGATCGCGCTGGGGTGCGAGCGGGTGCTGACGTCGGGCGCGCGCGAGACGGCGGAGGAGGGCGCTGCGCTGATCGCCGAGCTGGTCCGGCAGGCAGGCACGCGCTTGAGCGTGATGCCGGGATCGGGGGTATCCGATACCAATCTGGCGCGGCTGCGTGCGGTCACCGGCGCGCGCGAGTTCCATGGTTCGGCGCGCGGGCCACTGGCATCGCGGGCGCTGGCGCCGCATCCGCATGTGCGCAGCCTGGGGGGCGACCGCATGCAGACCGATGTGGCGCGGGTGCGGCGGATGGTGGCGTTGCTGGCGGAGTAG
- a CDS encoding exo-alpha-sialidase produces the protein MMYPTLLPLLSLFAVRSIAAPAPTAPVPGVPSPIVYSEFVNSTAPTAQCHASTLLETRDGLLAAWFGGRHEGAEDVGIWVARRSAQGWQPAQRVADGKQPPGAPLPAWNPVLFQPAKGPLRLFYKVGPDPKRWWGMQITSRDGGAHWSAPERLPEGILGPIKNKPVQLADGRILSPSSSEDTGWVAHMEWSDDNGTHWTRGPALNDPARIGAIQPSVLVHSDGSVQAIGRSQQNHVFSTWSHDHGRSWGPMTLLDLANPNSGTDAVVLADGRSLLVYNPTEAGKDWWDGRGTLAVALSSDGRRWTRVLTLEDSAKDEFSYPAVIQTRDGLVHISYTWKRTRIKHVALDPKRLRVAAAKPGGKE, from the coding sequence ATGATGTACCCCACGCTGCTCCCCCTGCTGTCACTGTTCGCTGTGCGCAGCATCGCCGCCCCCGCGCCGACCGCGCCCGTGCCCGGCGTGCCCTCGCCGATCGTCTACAGCGAATTCGTCAACTCCACTGCGCCGACCGCGCAGTGCCACGCCTCGACCCTGCTGGAAACCCGCGACGGCCTGCTCGCCGCTTGGTTCGGTGGGCGCCATGAGGGCGCAGAGGACGTCGGCATCTGGGTCGCACGGCGCAGCGCACAAGGTTGGCAGCCGGCGCAGCGCGTGGCCGATGGCAAGCAGCCGCCGGGCGCGCCATTGCCGGCATGGAACCCGGTGCTGTTCCAGCCGGCAAAGGGACCGCTGCGGCTGTTCTACAAGGTCGGCCCGGACCCGAAACGCTGGTGGGGCATGCAGATCACCTCCCGCGATGGCGGCGCGCACTGGTCTGCGCCCGAGCGCCTGCCCGAGGGCATCCTCGGCCCGATCAAGAACAAGCCGGTGCAATTGGCCGACGGCCGCATCCTCAGCCCGAGCAGCAGCGAGGACACCGGCTGGGTCGCGCACATGGAATGGTCCGACGACAACGGCACGCACTGGACCCGCGGCCCGGCGTTGAACGACCCGGCGCGGATCGGCGCGATCCAGCCCAGCGTGCTGGTGCACAGCGACGGCAGCGTGCAGGCGATCGGCCGCAGCCAGCAGAACCACGTGTTCAGCACCTGGTCGCACGACCACGGCCGCAGCTGGGGACCGATGACCCTGCTCGACCTGGCCAATCCCAACTCCGGCACCGACGCCGTGGTCCTGGCCGACGGCCGCTCGCTGCTGGTCTACAACCCCACCGAAGCCGGCAAGGACTGGTGGGACGGCCGCGGCACGCTGGCGGTGGCCCTGTCCAGCGACGGCCGCCGCTGGACCCGGGTCCTGACCCTGGAAGACAGCGCCAAGGACGAATTCTCCTATCCGGCGGTGATCCAGACCCGCGACGGCCTGGTGCACATCAGCTACACCTGGAAACGCACCCGCATCAAGCACGTGGCGCTGGACCCGAAGCGACTGCGCGTGGCCGCGGCGAAGCCGGGCGGCAAGGAGTGA
- a CDS encoding RebB family R body protein has product MAFPTAVNDQITDAVTQSTVKIIGEAPAFAMGSIYQSMAHSTGVLFGNAVSAQQQNALAQAAAHQGVIQAYTSDDATINSAAATEKVAQTGVSDNLTSLLTVLNAFK; this is encoded by the coding sequence ATGGCCTTTCCAACCGCCGTCAACGACCAGATCACCGATGCGGTCACCCAGTCCACCGTCAAGATCATTGGCGAGGCGCCGGCCTTTGCGATGGGGTCGATCTACCAGAGCATGGCGCACTCGACCGGCGTCCTCTTCGGCAACGCCGTCTCGGCACAGCAGCAGAATGCGTTGGCGCAGGCCGCCGCCCATCAGGGCGTGATACAGGCCTATACCTCTGACGACGCCACCATCAACAGCGCTGCCGCCACCGAAAAGGTCGCGCAGACCGGCGTTTCCGACAACCTCACCAGCCTGCTGACCGTGCTCAACGCGTTCAAGTAA
- a CDS encoding APC family permease → MTDTRPTDANTLEGLGYTQELQRRLDMKDLLIYGLVFMVPTAPFSIFGGVFDISHGMVPLTYLLGFVAMLFTASSYQQMSQAFPVAGSVYAYVGRGLNGSLGFLAGWAILLDYMLIPTLLYVVGANAMAAVVPALPQQVWIVFFVVLNTVINLRGIQVTAHANRLFLYAQLVVLALFVVLAAVAIQHGNNGASWNLRPFYNPAVFSVPMIFSALSVAVMSFLGFDAISTLAEESRGGARAVGQATLLSLALVAALFVLQTWLAALLLPNLVRFPDEAASNNAFFEVGRLVAGPWLQIVIALTLAISAAVANSLVAQAATSRLLFAMARDGQLPRFLRSIHPVTRVPQRAIVLVAALSLVLGLAFLGKIALLTSVCNFGALFAFLLLHVAVAWHFRHQGRLVLHGLVPLVGFVILAYVLYSADRYAKYGGLVWLALGGCVAIGLKLRGRALRLPAGEALE, encoded by the coding sequence ATGACCGACACCCGCCCCACGGACGCCAACACCCTGGAAGGCCTGGGCTACACCCAGGAACTGCAGCGCCGCCTGGACATGAAGGACCTGCTGATCTACGGGCTGGTGTTCATGGTGCCGACCGCGCCGTTCTCGATCTTCGGCGGCGTCTTCGACATCAGCCACGGCATGGTGCCGCTGACCTATCTGCTGGGCTTCGTGGCGATGCTGTTCACCGCCTCCAGCTACCAGCAGATGTCGCAGGCGTTCCCGGTGGCCGGCTCGGTCTATGCCTACGTGGGGCGCGGGCTGAACGGCTCGCTGGGGTTCCTAGCCGGCTGGGCGATCCTGCTGGACTACATGCTGATCCCCACACTGCTGTACGTGGTCGGCGCCAATGCGATGGCCGCGGTGGTCCCGGCGCTGCCGCAACAGGTGTGGATCGTGTTCTTCGTGGTGCTCAACACGGTCATCAACCTGCGCGGGATCCAGGTCACCGCCCATGCCAACCGGTTGTTCCTGTACGCGCAGCTGGTGGTGCTGGCGCTGTTCGTGGTGCTGGCGGCGGTGGCGATCCAGCACGGCAACAACGGCGCCAGCTGGAACCTGCGGCCGTTCTACAACCCTGCGGTGTTTTCGGTGCCGATGATCTTCAGTGCGCTGTCGGTGGCGGTGATGTCATTCCTCGGTTTCGACGCCATCTCCACCCTGGCCGAGGAAAGCCGCGGCGGCGCGCGGGCGGTGGGCCAGGCCACGCTGCTGTCGCTGGCGCTGGTGGCGGCGCTGTTCGTGCTGCAGACCTGGCTGGCGGCGCTGCTGTTGCCGAACCTGGTGCGCTTCCCCGACGAGGCGGCCTCCAACAATGCTTTCTTCGAAGTGGGGCGGCTGGTGGCCGGCCCCTGGCTGCAGATCGTCATCGCGCTGACTTTGGCGATCAGTGCCGCAGTGGCCAATTCGCTGGTGGCGCAGGCGGCCACGTCGCGGCTGCTGTTCGCGATGGCGCGCGACGGCCAGTTGCCGCGTTTCCTGCGCAGCATCCATCCGGTCACGCGGGTGCCGCAGCGCGCGATCGTGCTGGTGGCCGCGCTGAGCCTGGTGCTGGGGCTGGCGTTCCTGGGCAAGATCGCGCTGCTGACCTCGGTGTGCAACTTCGGCGCGCTGTTCGCCTTCCTGCTGCTGCACGTGGCGGTGGCCTGGCACTTCCGCCACCAGGGTCGGTTGGTGCTGCACGGGCTGGTGCCGCTGGTGGGCTTCGTGATCCTGGCCTACGTGCTGTACAGCGCCGACCGCTACGCCAAGTACGGCGGCCTGGTCTGGCTGGCCCTGGGCGGCTGCGTGGCGATCGGTTTGAAGCTGCGTGGCCGTGCGCTGCGGCTGCCGGCTGGCGAGGCGTTGGAATAG
- a CDS encoding LuxR family transcriptional regulator yields the protein MRDDLALLDADLQGLPTLDACLDRVLDAARALGVRALVYDYAPVPLGLDGELITPSVFVQRNAPADMQQVWCEHGYYQHDPVQQRACRRSAPFLWSYRPLPPGPRRDYLGDLHRPVTRYLCERGMGAGLTVPLHLPGGALATFTGVVDGDLPPETALQQAERSQGAFLLLAHAFQARAQDLLDARQRRCAQIVLTRRERECLQHSARGLTAKAIAAALNRSVATVNLHLNSAARKLGARNRVDAVVRGLHYRLLEP from the coding sequence ATGCGCGACGACCTGGCCCTGCTGGACGCCGACCTGCAAGGATTGCCGACCCTGGACGCCTGCCTGGACCGGGTCCTGGACGCCGCGCGCGCGCTCGGCGTGCGCGCGCTGGTCTACGACTACGCACCGGTGCCGCTGGGCCTGGACGGGGAACTGATCACGCCGTCGGTCTTCGTCCAGCGCAATGCGCCGGCCGACATGCAGCAGGTGTGGTGCGAACACGGCTACTACCAGCACGACCCGGTGCAACAGCGGGCCTGCCGCCGCAGTGCGCCGTTCCTGTGGTCGTACCGGCCGCTGCCGCCGGGTCCGCGCCGCGACTACCTGGGCGACCTGCATCGTCCGGTCACCCGCTATCTGTGCGAGCGCGGCATGGGCGCCGGCCTGACCGTGCCGCTGCACCTGCCCGGCGGCGCGCTGGCCACCTTCACCGGCGTGGTCGATGGCGACCTGCCACCGGAGACCGCCCTGCAGCAGGCCGAGCGCAGCCAGGGCGCGTTCCTGCTGCTGGCGCATGCCTTCCAGGCGCGTGCCCAGGACCTGCTCGACGCCCGCCAGCGCCGCTGTGCGCAGATCGTGCTGACCCGGCGCGAGCGCGAATGCCTGCAGCACTCCGCGCGCGGCCTTACCGCCAAGGCGATCGCCGCCGCGCTCAACCGCTCGGTGGCCACCGTGAACCTGCATCTGAACTCGGCGGCGCGCAAGCTGGGCGCGCGCAACCGGGTGGATGCGGTGGTGCGCGGCCTGCACTACCGGTTGCTGGAGCCGTAG
- a CDS encoding proline iminopeptidase-family hydrolase → MQVREGYADFQGHRTWYRVTGALDSGLLPLMVVHGGPGCTHDYVDSFKDLATGGRAVVHYDQVGNGRSTHLPEADPGFWTVDLFLAELDNLLRHLGIADYALLGQSWGGMLGAEHAVHRPAGLRALVIANSPASMPLWRAAALRLRAALPEPVRAALDRHEADGNLDHPDYRAASDVFYAHHVCRVQPMPEEVARTFAAIEADPTVYHAMNGPTEFHVIGSLREWSIVERLPAIDVPTLLLSGRHDEATPETVQPYADMIPDVRWHLFEHSSHMPHVEEREACMQVVGAFLAEHDR, encoded by the coding sequence ATGCAGGTTCGAGAGGGCTACGCCGACTTCCAGGGACACCGCACCTGGTACCGCGTCACCGGTGCGCTGGACAGCGGCCTGCTGCCGCTGATGGTCGTCCACGGCGGCCCGGGCTGCACCCACGACTACGTGGACAGCTTCAAGGACCTGGCGACCGGCGGCCGCGCGGTGGTGCACTACGACCAGGTGGGCAATGGCCGCTCCACCCATCTGCCCGAAGCCGATCCCGGCTTCTGGACCGTGGACCTGTTCCTGGCCGAACTCGACAACCTGCTGCGGCACCTGGGCATCGCCGACTACGCGCTGCTCGGCCAGTCCTGGGGCGGGATGCTCGGCGCCGAGCATGCGGTGCACCGCCCGGCCGGGCTGCGCGCACTGGTCATCGCCAACTCGCCGGCCTCGATGCCGTTGTGGCGCGCTGCCGCGCTGCGCCTGCGTGCCGCGCTGCCCGAGCCGGTGCGCGCGGCCCTGGATCGCCATGAGGCCGACGGCAATCTGGACCATCCCGACTACCGCGCTGCCTCCGACGTGTTCTACGCGCACCACGTATGCCGGGTGCAGCCGATGCCGGAAGAGGTGGCGCGCACCTTCGCCGCGATCGAGGCCGATCCGACCGTGTATCACGCCATGAACGGCCCCACCGAGTTCCATGTCATCGGCAGCCTGCGCGAATGGAGCATCGTCGAACGCCTGCCGGCGATCGACGTGCCCACCCTGCTGCTGTCCGGCCGCCACGACGAGGCCACGCCGGAGACCGTGCAGCCCTACGCGGACATGATTCCGGACGTGCGCTGGCACCTGTTCGAACACTCAAGCCATATGCCGCATGTGGAGGAGCGGGAGGCTTGCATGCAGGTTGTTGGGGCGTTCCTGGCTGAGCACGATCGGTAG
- a CDS encoding DUF2251 domain-containing protein: protein MPITLTAESELIVGTALVVEAQAPEEPFVAVFEDDGDTGYFYAVDPSADDNPIQNALHIYNAGDVADKETPSEVKIGWSQDSKKVVLLINGYPHAIFDFEARRGYCRTGFPPAPEDSAWGLHGHAWSDAAVELFA, encoded by the coding sequence ATGCCCATCACCCTCACTGCCGAAAGCGAATTGATCGTCGGCACCGCCCTGGTCGTCGAGGCGCAAGCGCCCGAGGAGCCGTTCGTCGCCGTCTTCGAGGACGACGGCGACACCGGCTATTTCTATGCGGTCGACCCGTCGGCGGATGACAACCCGATCCAGAATGCGCTGCACATCTACAACGCTGGCGACGTCGCCGACAAAGAGACGCCTTCCGAAGTGAAGATCGGCTGGTCGCAGGACAGCAAGAAGGTCGTGCTGCTGATCAACGGCTATCCGCATGCGATCTTCGATTTCGAAGCCAGGCGTGGGTATTGTCGCACCGGGTTCCCGCCGGCGCCGGAAGACAGCGCCTGGGGATTGCACGGGCATGCGTGGAGCGATGCCGCGGTGGAGCTTTTTGCCTGA
- a CDS encoding serine hydrolase, giving the protein MTDRQAKGIDGVVRREMQARSIPGLQVSLVRNGRIVFSKAYGVADLESRAPVTRDSVFTLNSSTKAFTGVAIMQLVQAGRVALDAPVSRYLDNLPPAWRGVTIGQLLTHVSGLPDILVQPKGQGTGSLVGDGGEASAWSVVQTMPIEAPAGTRYRYNQTNYVLLGKVIDRITGEPFAEEMRRRQFIPAGMTHTVFGDARTIMPGRVRTYRYAGGRVDAGANAAGLEHAFDDFAPFIRTAGGLNASADDVAHWLISLQNGALLDTHALQAMWTAGTFSDGSPTPWAMGWPLQARAEHPVVTGIGGRRAAFFVYPKDDLAIVVLTNLAGANPEEFIDEIAGQFYPDLLAVNGGGLSPQVKQLRLALVKDGFDAAPAAYARLKAADPGYTLQEAELNAWGGQLMGQGKLRNAICVFKLATELYADSANTYDSLAEAYEAAGEKALAVASYTRSLALDAGNDHARSRLSALQSE; this is encoded by the coding sequence TTGACGGATCGACAGGCGAAGGGGATCGATGGCGTCGTGCGGCGTGAGATGCAGGCGCGGTCCATTCCCGGCCTGCAGGTGTCCCTTGTCCGCAATGGTCGCATCGTCTTCAGCAAGGCATACGGCGTCGCTGACCTGGAAAGCCGCGCGCCGGTGACCAGAGACAGTGTTTTCACGTTGAACTCGTCGACGAAAGCATTCACCGGTGTCGCCATCATGCAATTGGTCCAGGCAGGGCGGGTCGCGTTGGACGCGCCTGTCTCGCGCTACTTGGACAACCTTCCCCCCGCGTGGCGAGGGGTGACCATCGGACAGCTGCTGACGCACGTCTCAGGTCTGCCGGACATCCTGGTCCAACCAAAGGGGCAGGGAACGGGATCGCTTGTTGGCGATGGCGGCGAAGCATCCGCCTGGTCGGTGGTTCAAACAATGCCGATTGAGGCCCCAGCGGGAACCCGCTATCGCTACAACCAGACCAACTACGTGCTGCTGGGCAAGGTGATCGACCGCATCACCGGGGAACCTTTCGCAGAAGAGATGCGGCGTCGGCAGTTCATCCCCGCGGGCATGACGCACACGGTCTTTGGAGACGCCCGCACGATCATGCCTGGTCGCGTGCGCACCTATCGCTATGCAGGGGGGCGAGTGGATGCTGGCGCGAATGCGGCAGGATTGGAGCATGCGTTCGATGATTTCGCGCCCTTCATCAGGACCGCCGGCGGACTCAACGCGTCGGCGGATGACGTGGCGCATTGGCTGATTTCCCTGCAGAATGGCGCCTTGCTCGACACCCATGCGCTCCAGGCGATGTGGACCGCAGGCACCTTTTCTGACGGTTCGCCCACACCCTGGGCAATGGGCTGGCCGCTGCAGGCGCGCGCCGAACATCCTGTGGTTACGGGAATAGGCGGGCGCCGAGCGGCGTTCTTCGTGTATCCCAAAGACGACTTGGCGATCGTGGTACTCACCAACCTGGCCGGCGCCAATCCGGAGGAGTTCATCGACGAAATCGCGGGTCAGTTCTACCCGGATCTGCTTGCCGTCAATGGCGGTGGTCTGTCGCCGCAAGTGAAGCAGCTGCGCTTGGCGCTGGTCAAGGACGGGTTCGACGCCGCGCCGGCCGCGTATGCCCGCCTGAAGGCGGCCGATCCTGGCTACACCCTTCAGGAGGCCGAGCTCAACGCGTGGGGCGGACAGCTGATGGGGCAAGGAAAGCTGCGCAACGCCATTTGCGTCTTCAAACTGGCGACCGAACTCTATGCGGACAGCGCCAATACTTACGACAGTTTGGCGGAGGCATATGAGGCCGCCGGCGAGAAAGCGCTGGCAGTGGCCAGCTACACGCGGTCCCTCGCCTTGGACGCAGGAAACGATCACGCGCGATCGCGACTGAGCGCTCTTCAATCCGAGTAG
- a CDS encoding LysR family transcriptional regulator has translation MAMFDPQLLEGLDVMAAVVDMASFSRAGEALDMSQSGVSRAVARLESRLGIRVFERSTRSVRLTDEGRRFYEQVMPLVGALEEATSSAAGGTAAVRGRLRVNIDPFFSRLILGPMLGTFLDRHPGLEVELRSRDDLGDMVTDGFDLAIRFGFPQPSSLVSRKLLDTRVLTVASPSYLRRYGRPTDPRELETGHHRCILFRDSITGRPFPWEFHQRRRKLTVAARGALTVNDAGTLYSTCLAGHGIAQLFELGAESYLAGNKLVPLFPDWQDERFPLHAYYPTRHHVPAKTRALLDFVVGLLR, from the coding sequence ATGGCAATGTTCGACCCGCAACTGCTCGAAGGCCTCGACGTCATGGCAGCCGTCGTCGACATGGCCAGCTTCAGCCGGGCCGGGGAAGCGCTCGACATGTCCCAATCCGGCGTCAGCCGGGCCGTGGCGCGACTCGAAAGCAGGCTGGGCATCCGCGTGTTCGAGCGCAGTACCCGGTCCGTGCGTTTGACGGACGAGGGGCGCCGTTTCTACGAGCAGGTCATGCCACTGGTCGGCGCGCTCGAAGAGGCCACCAGCAGCGCCGCGGGAGGCACTGCCGCGGTACGCGGTCGGCTGCGCGTCAACATCGACCCATTCTTTTCCCGGCTGATCCTTGGACCCATGCTGGGCACCTTTCTGGACCGTCATCCGGGTCTCGAGGTGGAACTGCGCAGCCGGGACGACCTTGGCGACATGGTGACCGACGGGTTCGACCTGGCGATCCGTTTTGGTTTTCCGCAACCCTCGTCGTTGGTGTCCCGCAAGTTGCTCGATACACGGGTGTTGACCGTCGCGTCGCCATCCTATCTCCGGCGCTACGGCCGGCCGACCGATCCTCGCGAACTCGAGACAGGTCACCACCGGTGCATCCTGTTTCGTGACTCGATCACTGGTCGGCCATTCCCCTGGGAATTCCACCAGCGCCGACGAAAGCTCACCGTCGCGGCCCGTGGCGCCTTGACTGTCAACGATGCCGGCACCCTCTACAGCACCTGCCTGGCTGGCCACGGCATCGCCCAGCTGTTCGAGCTGGGCGCCGAGAGTTACCTCGCCGGCAACAAGCTTGTGCCCTTGTTCCCTGATTGGCAGGACGAGCGCTTTCCACTGCACGCCTACTACCCCACCAGGCACCACGTCCCGGCCAAGACGCGTGCGCTGCTGGACTTCGTGGTCGGCCTGCTGCGGTGA
- a CDS encoding NAD(P)H-binding protein, whose translation MFVITGVTGQVGGRIARALLAEGVSVRAVLRDAAKASTWAGLGCETALAAMDDAAALADAFAGAEAVFVLLPPVFDPTRGYVETRANVAALVTTLRQVRPQRVVALSTIGAQATQDSLLTQLQIMERAFEALPMPVAFLRAAWFMENTAWDIDGARALGAVSSFLQPLDKPVPMVATADVAATAVRMLREGWEGHRVVELEGPRRITPLALAAALGRVLRRNVVAQPVPRATWDALFRSLGMANPEPRIRMLDGFNDGWIEFEAGREASLKGTTELETVLRGLVSASA comes from the coding sequence ATGTTTGTCATCACCGGAGTGACCGGCCAGGTCGGTGGTCGGATCGCCAGAGCGTTGCTGGCCGAAGGCGTTTCCGTGCGCGCCGTTCTGCGGGACGCGGCCAAGGCATCGACGTGGGCCGGCCTCGGTTGCGAGACGGCATTGGCCGCGATGGACGACGCCGCGGCGTTGGCGGACGCATTCGCCGGGGCCGAAGCCGTGTTCGTGCTCTTGCCGCCCGTGTTCGATCCGACGCGGGGCTACGTCGAAACCCGGGCCAATGTCGCAGCGCTGGTCACGACGCTGCGGCAGGTACGGCCGCAGCGTGTGGTGGCGCTTTCCACCATCGGCGCCCAGGCGACGCAAGACAGTCTGCTGACCCAGTTGCAGATCATGGAACGCGCCTTTGAAGCGCTGCCCATGCCGGTCGCCTTTCTGCGCGCCGCGTGGTTCATGGAGAACACCGCGTGGGACATCGACGGCGCGCGCGCGCTTGGTGCCGTATCGAGCTTCCTGCAGCCGCTGGACAAGCCGGTGCCCATGGTGGCGACGGCAGACGTCGCCGCGACGGCGGTTCGGATGCTGCGTGAGGGTTGGGAGGGACACCGGGTAGTCGAGTTGGAAGGGCCGCGCCGCATCACGCCGTTGGCCCTGGCCGCCGCCTTGGGCCGGGTGCTCCGGCGCAATGTCGTGGCGCAGCCGGTACCGCGGGCGACCTGGGACGCGCTTTTCCGCTCACTAGGCATGGCCAACCCAGAGCCGCGCATCCGGATGCTGGACGGATTCAACGATGGCTGGATCGAATTCGAAGCCGGCCGTGAGGCATCGCTGAAGGGCACGACGGAACTCGAGACGGTGTTGCGAGGCCTTGTCTCGGCGAGCGCCTGA